From the Bacillus tuaregi genome, one window contains:
- a CDS encoding protein-glutamine gamma-glutamyltransferase: protein MIQISGVPFQLPGAWQLGTVEKTIIQQMQNAPVHYSYYSVNEFLFELKVRKNIIKSAKEMNQGKAVFTTFETAKCNPKYWQLTPAGGFLIRPHVRPASAILDIYRNSELYAFECATAIPIIYYHAILNSIGSQLFNALFQHLYLYSWHTDSDLGIVTFHTDYVIPGDVVYFNNPDYDRSTPQFRGVNAVVLDDGTYFGHGFNIRPAKEIIEILNEMRKPGSQRPAYLTKLVTRPSFKYLYRVSNWYRSDRAYKIQRPIVHHNKSSASYVHHLYYLI, encoded by the coding sequence ATGATACAAATATCGGGTGTTCCGTTTCAGCTGCCTGGAGCGTGGCAGCTTGGAACGGTGGAAAAAACCATTATTCAACAGATGCAGAATGCTCCCGTTCATTACTCTTATTATTCCGTGAATGAATTTCTGTTTGAGCTCAAGGTGCGAAAAAATATTATTAAAAGTGCAAAGGAAATGAATCAAGGGAAAGCGGTCTTTACAACTTTTGAAACGGCCAAATGCAATCCAAAATACTGGCAATTAACACCAGCAGGCGGATTCCTGATAAGACCCCATGTAAGACCCGCATCTGCGATTTTGGATATCTATCGAAACAGCGAACTATATGCCTTTGAATGTGCAACCGCCATTCCTATCATCTATTACCATGCCATATTGAATAGTATTGGCAGCCAGTTATTTAATGCTTTGTTTCAACATCTCTATTTATACAGCTGGCATACCGATTCTGACCTTGGAATTGTCACGTTTCATACCGATTATGTTATTCCTGGTGATGTGGTTTATTTTAATAATCCTGATTATGACCGAAGTACGCCACAATTTAGAGGTGTGAATGCGGTTGTTCTTGACGATGGAACTTACTTTGGACATGGATTTAACATAAGACCAGCTAAAGAAATCATTGAAATTCTAAATGAAATGCGAAAGCCTGGTAGTCAGAGACCTGCATATTTAACCAAACTTGTGACAAGACCTTCGTTTAAGTATTTATATAGAGTCTCAAACTGGTACAGAAGTGA